The Lactuca sativa cultivar Salinas chromosome 2, Lsat_Salinas_v11, whole genome shotgun sequence genome includes the window GGCATAAAGCTCGTCTAGTAGCACAAGGGTTCACCCAAATTCCGAGGTTTGATTTTTCCCACACATTTAGTCCAGTTGTTAAGGCCACAACTGTTCGTGTTGTGTTATCCTTCGCTGTTACAAATCGATGGAGTCTTCATCAACTTGATGTTAAAAATGCTTTTTTAAATGGTAATTTCTGTGAAACCGTATATATGGAGCAACCTCCGAGGTATGTTGATTCTAAGCATCCAAATCATGTGTGTCGTCTCAACAAGGCATTATATGGCCTTCGTCAATCTCCAAGGGCTTGGTTTCAATGCCTTAGTTCCTTCCTAGTTGCTCAAGGCTTCAAATGTAGTCAAGCTGAGACATCactttttatttttcatcaagGGTCATGCTTACTCTACCTCCTTGTTTATGTTGAGGATATCATCTTAACTGGAAATCACTCCCCATCCATTGCCCGTTTTATTAGTCGCTTGAAAACTGAATTTGCTATTAAGGATCTCGACAAATTGAGTTATTTCCTTGGTCTTGAAGTTACTTACACCTCGGATGGTTTGTTTCTCAATCAAAGTAAATATGCTCATGACATTTTAAGTCGTGTAGGTCTTCTTGATTCCAAACCTGTTGGTACTCCTCTTGCTATTAATGATGTCTTTACTACTACTGGTACTCCTTTTCACAACACTACCTTATATCGATCCTTTGTTGGAGCATTACAATATTTGATGATTACAAGACCTGATCTATCTTATGCTGTTAATCAAGCAAGCCATTTCCTTCATGCTCCTACTGTTGACCATTTTACACTTGCTAAAAGGATTTTACGCTATGTCAAAGGCACTATAACTTATGGTCTTCATTTTTCGGTTCCCACAAAGTCAATGCTTATTGGTTATTCGGATGCAGATTGGGCCCGTTGTATTGAAACCCGACATTCCACTTATGGCTACTCCATCTTCTTCGGTGGTAATCTCGTTTCTTGGAGTGCTAAGAAACAACCTCCTGTTTCTAGGTCAAGTTGTGAATCTGAGTATCGTGCCATGGCGAATAATGCAATAGAATTGATTTGGATTACACATCTGTTGTGTGATCTGAATGCCTTGCCATCATCTCGCCCTTCCTTGCTTTGTGACAATTTAAGTGCTATTTTCCTGAGTCAAAATCCTATTGCACATAAGCGCGCAAAACATATAGACGTTGATCAGCATTTTATTAGGGAACTTGTTTTATCTGGCAAATTGCATACACAATTTGTTCCTACCAAGCTTCAAGTGGTCGGACCGTTGTTTGAGAAGTTCCGTGATCAGCTTCGAGTTTGCCCACCACCTGTGCgcttgaggggggggggggggtattggAGATAAATCTcctatataattatattatttgtttacTATAGTTAGTTTATAATATTCCATGTATATCTCCTATATTCTTGTTGTAATTTGTATAAGTACACATTTAATGATCAATAGGGCAAGGTGAACAATTATCACTTTCTTACAGTATCCTTAATATCCATAACATATCATGTCTCAAATACTTGATCCTCCTAAAACAATTACAAACATTAAAAaatgggaaaatgactcttgagggtaattaacttttgcgtttgtactcatttggtccctttttttttttttgtattcaatataccatcgaacttgttgttggtgtttaccatagcccttttgaccggcttttgccctgtgatagtcggtcaaagggttatggtgaacacaaacaacaagttcgatggtatattgagtacaaaaaaaaggaaagggaccaaatgagaacaaacgcactagttggttaccctcctgattcattttccctttactcatttacaacaaatctcacatcatcttctactgatattaatgactttatgagattcattattgcttctcttcaaaacataactcacgaaaggacattattcatgcatgtacaactttgtaatgcacttgaatatttattaggggaatcttgactaagtaggcgcatttcatgactacatttacatttgcaattaaatgatttatcgtatcatggatgctagacaagtctacaaacgagtggaatcacaagtgctgtgctttttgagtttacttagttttaagatcgaactcatgggataagatacaacatcaatatgtacaatatcatgctgcttttgtagacacatcaccataatattgtacatattgatgttgtatcttatcccatgagttcgatcttaaagctaagtaaactcaaaaatcatagcacttgtgattccactcgtttgtagacttgtctagaatccatgatacgataaatcatttgattggaaatgtaaatgtagtcatgaaatgcgcctgcttagtcaagattcccctaataaatattcaagtgcattacaaacttgtacatgcatgaataacgccctttcgtaggttatgttttgaagagaagcaagaatgaatctcataaagtcattaatatcagtaggagatgatgtgagatttgttataaatgagtaaagggaaaataaatcaggagggtaaccaactgttgcgtttgttctcatttggtctctttcctttttttgtactcaatataccatcgaacttgttgtttgtgttcaccataaccctttgacctgctatcacaggtcaaaagccggtcaaaagggctatggtaaacaccaacaacaagttcgatggtatattgaatacaaaaaaaagaaaatggaccaaatgtgtacaaacgcaaaagttaattaccctcaagagtcattttcccttaaaAAATAGAGGAGGGATTTTGACATATTGAGAAAAGGATGGACATGATTGAAGTAAAAAATTACCATTGATGAGAGTAATGTCTAAAATGCATTCCAAGACATTTTCCTTTAACCATTTAAAAACAATAGATGCAATATTTGTACATGCATGAaagttggatatatatatatatatatatatatatatatatatatatatatatatatatatatatatatatatatatatatatatatatatatatatatatatatatatatatatatacctcagATATAGATTGTGCAAACTAAAAAGCCAAACAAAGTAGTATAGATCATACAGACGCAACTTACAAGGAAGGTAACTCCATTGCCTTTaggtgttattattattattattttttaatctgGATTCTTAAATCACATATACTCTACTATGCTCTAAAATTCTGTTTAACTGATTCGTTACAGAGGAAATTACGCTAAATTTTTTAATGGCAACAAGTGATGTGGAGCTTGCAACAGAACATAGCATTGGGCATTCTGTACTCCAGGTTCTAAATGATGATAAAGAAAAGGGAAAGGATCTTGGCAATCGTGGTCTACCATTAATTTTCATGGTTCCTAGTGTGCTCCGAGATCTCAGCACAAGATCTTTTAATCCTAGGATGGTCTCCATTGGACCTCTTCACAAACAAGATAAACATTTGCAAGAATTTGAAGCTCAAAAAGCGACATATGTACATCGTTTTTTGTACAGTTTAGGTACAACCCCTGACAAAATGTTAGAAGAATGTGTGCTCAAGGTGAGTCGAAAAATAATCCTCATCAAGGCATGTTATTCAGATTCAATGACCTACAACGATGAAGAACTTGTTAGAATGATGGTAATAGATGCTTGTTTCATACTTTATTTCATTCATAACATTATAGAACGTTTTGGACCATTTCCCTTAAACATGTTGCTTACCCCATCTATAAATTTAGACCTACTGCTGATAGAAAACCAAATCCCGTTTTTTGTTCTTAGAGACATCTTTGAGTCTACTATTCTGAAATACAATCCCGCGACATCTCTTAATCTATATATGCATAGGCTTCTCATAACTTACAATATTTTTGGAGATAATTCTGTAAGTCGTAATGTTAGCGTAGACACAAATCATGATCATCTTCTTGGCCTTTTTCACAAATACTTCCATCCTGTGAATAATATCCAAACCGGGGTTCCTACACTCCCAAAAAGGCACTCGGCCATGGAACTCGATAGGGCAGGGGTGAACTTCATGACTAATCAAGATGATAATTGGGCACTGGCCATGAAACTTGAATTATTACCAAGGTTTTCATGCTTTCCATGGTTTTGGAATAAGCCTACTCTGAAGATGCCACAACTGCTTGTTGATGATCGCACTGAACTGGTTTTAAGGAACCTTATTATATACGAGCAGTCTTCTCTAGTTCCTAAGTTTGTTACAACATATGCATGGGCTATGGGTATGCTTATAGAAACTCCACAGGATGTTGCTAAGTTGGTAAAATCAGGGGTCCTAGTTACAGTAAGTTCGGACCAGAACGCACGAAATTTAATATACAACATATGCAAAGAAGTCGTGTATGAGAATTTCTTTTATCATCAAGAGTGGGATGAATTGGATAACTACTACAATAGTTACTGGCCGAATGCTGTTGCAGGATTGAAGCGAACATATTTCAGTAGTCCATGGAATATGATTGCTTTatttgctggaatcactttgttTGTTCTTACTGTGGTTCAGACTATCTTTACAGTCATGGGGGAAAATCCCATAATTGTAGTTAAGCATTAGATTTTTTATTGGTTTTTTTCTGCCTTTATTGTTCACGTTTTACTTCtatgtttttctttcttttccgCTTTGTTTTCAAGTATAAGTATTAAGTTTGTCAGTTTTTATTATATTGTTCCAGTGTCCTATTTTCGTATTTTGTTTAAAGGGTTAATTgcgtttttatttttctaattcgTGAAACAATCTTATTTCCTATATGTACTGAATATTAAACGCCTGAAATCTTTAAATATGTCAGCCGAAGTACAAGTAAAATTTCAGATAACTGGTTACTTCGGCAGATAAGGATTCTCacattgtttttcttttttaaacgGCAATCTAATCTACTCTGATTCTACACGTAAAATCCACCATAATGCTAGGCCAAAGGCATTTCGGTATTCGGAAGTGATTCATTTTTTCATAATAGAACTTGAGATTAGATATGGAAGGATATGAAACCTCCAATAGGTTGAATTGTGGCCTTATAATACCTGAATGAAAAGAAGTCCATGGGAAAGATATGTACATGTACAGGCCTATCCTCCGTTCATTTGTtgaaattaaaagctttgatattTCTGAGTTTAATAATGGTACCAAGTTGATATGACCAATCCAGATGTTTATAAAGCGGTGTCTATTTCTTTAATGCTAAGGCTGGTGGGTGTGGAACTCGGCTTGCACTCGGTGAACTCGGCGAACACCGGGCCAAGGCCTTGGCATGCCGAGCTCGGCTCGGCAACTCGGCAATGATTAACCGATGagacatttttttttcatttaacccATTTATTACTTAAACCTTTTTTTTCAAAACTTACCTTCATTCCACAAAATACATAATTTCAAAAGTATaaccgttttttttttcaataattcaaattttaaacGCTTAATCTTCAACTATAAATATCTCCATCCTTATTCACTCTTCATCTCATTCAAATCTCCTTAATTCTATTCTCTTAACTTTCTTTTTTTTCCAATATTCTTTTATATACCTCATCACAAAGAATAACTATTGTTTGGTCGACTGAAGAAGAGATCTTACTCGCTCGTTTATGGATTGATGTAACAAAAGATCCACACAATAGTGACTACCCTTCGACTACTTATTGGAGTAGAGTCGCTGACATATACAACCGCCAAGCCCTTCAACCACGAAGAAAAGATTTAGTCTACGTCAAAAGGAGAAACGTACACGCACTCGCAACTCGGTTTATCATTGTGTTTCGTAGGTGATGCATGATGCCGGAAATGGTGAAAATGAAAATACTTTGCTACAAAATGCTTTTGAGGCTTATCATGTTGAAAATGACAAAGATTTCAACTTTGTTGAGTTTTTGTAAATTATGAGGCAAGGCGCCAAATGAGACGTCAAGTTGGAAGTCTTTGTCTTCTAATTTTTAGTGGGTTGTGTGTTTGAATTTCTAGTGTGACGTTTCTGAATTTCTAGTGTTCTTGTGATATTTttaatttctatgttttttttagAATTTCTATGTTTTTTCAATGGAAtttaagttttttaaaaaataatatttttgcaATATTTAAGTTTTCTAAATTAattaaagaatatatatatatatatatatatatatatatatatatatatatatatatatgtgtgtgtgtttaggttctatagaaaacaaaaaaccctaaaacaaaccctaaaaatcataaaaatgcataaaaaaatacttaaagatcacaaaactttttttttactttataaaaggtaaatgacacaaaaaacactctttttatacagaaattcgattttgacaccgtgttttttttttgtgtcaattttgacactgtgttttccaatttgttataattctgaccacttgaccggttaaccaggttacatgataacgtgtcagttttgatgacgtgacatactgacatgatatgctgacgtgtcaaaattgaatttttttccacaaaaagtacaaagttttcaatttttttcgattttgatactaagtttaattgtaacgacccgtgtccggtatggtaattccttggtatttattttgaagttttgcaagagggactcggcgagttcatagcctgactcgccgagtagggtcgcgacttcgagcacgtgtgagccggggactcggcgagtccgtatccctgactcggcgagtccatccgtctgggtgaaaccctaaatccccgggttgcccactatttaagtcacattatagccccattctcgcctccctcaccctgagaacactgtgagaaagaaccctaatccacccttgtgtgagctaagtgttttgtgccattttgtgaaggtttgaagaaggagaagaagcaaggagcaaggagaagaggtgtagtgcaaagatccaagggcaaatctgagttatttgaggtattttcggattttccctcttgttatatgctttaaacctccattagagccctcctaggatctagttgatgcttgttccaagccttatgtttgcatgaatgccttaataagtcgagatatctatagatctgaatgattgggtgttgtagagcccagatctactgcctttttggagttactttgcatattaaccatagatctacccactttgtgcatcttttagccttatttcccttattcatgaggttgtacacgtaaagttggaaactttacgtggtaaatcagcttattggactcagatctatcaattgtatgtgttggattcaaacaaaatcgagtaaaagtcagttgcatggcggcaactcgacgagtcgggaagaacgactcggcgaattgggtcgcgagtccccgattccttcatttttatcagtgtcgagtggatccagtgagttagagagtggactcagcgagttgagagtagactcagtgatggagggactcggcgagttgttcatataactcggcgagtccaaggcaatcttcttaagctcaagaacaactcgtcgagttgttcataggactcggcgagtcggatgaagattgtctgagttcttggatcgggagagtactcgtcgagttgatgccatactcgacgagtagcagcgagttgagtcgaggagtgagaatagggactcggcgagttggcggcccaactcggcgagtcaggtcaactatgggttgactttgtccgagagttgactttgtctgagagttgactttgacctggggtaaaagagtcattttacccagtgcagtgtttagtatttgattgagcatgtttatggacttgtagccggggagataccggagcagcagcagttagccctcagagctattcactcagcagccagttcacgaggtgagtctcccttcagtaggaacgggtctacggccacaatgacggcccgtgtaattatcagtagttccggtCTTTAGTTGATGTAGTAGCTAGCTGGCTtgacgtctttgtgattcaagcatatttgtgttatgtattccggacttcggtccgatgcagttagttccggacttcggtccgaagcagttagttccggactccggtccgatgcagttagttccggactctggtccgatgcaggggacaaggtcccggtcagttccggacttcggtccgatgcagctagttccagacctcggtctgatgtagtgggcaaggcccagtatgtgatttatatgtattgtatggtatgtggtagtttgggggagctcactaagcttcgtgcttacagtttcagttttggtttcaggtacttccgcttgtagagagaggagctcgggatgatggcatcgcacacaccacagcttcagcttttatcctgggagttgattggttcttgatttttatataacatggatatgatacagttttccgcatagtgtttttattattattttgagatacatcatgtatggtttatgatatgacactcagattatggtttttggttatgttgaaaaaaaaaaaacgaaatttttgggtcgtatttttgggatgttacaagttggtatcagagccctggtttgagggattcggatacacttccgggtgtatctgaactcaaactaagggggaaataaaaagattttttttaaaaggaaaatgttttctaaaagaattttgaaaacacttagaaagaaagagatttttaaacaagataagggtgtggtgcatgcgatcagccgagctcaagtaagtactcccaaattacccatacaagttatttgttcagtttcagttttagtagaacagcatgctagtataagactaaggatctagaaggatgccttatgtgcctgctttatgtgttacatctTTATGagtattgtatgctagtattgagtagacagcagtaggatagcctgtttaggttatgcctgatagtatgagcttagcactgtatgctagatcagtttctcgttttgagaatagatttgcctgagtatgtttccttattccgaatgctgcttgcttcgtgctttgtgggagttctgagtgatggaagttagccattaggtgaacacgttacaccacatgtgatcagggttgaataatcccagagtgctggaactggccctattgcgcagctcttgtttgagtccaaccgttatagggacgggtcttttacttgaaggattatctgatcttcgtcacatgtgatggtgttcaggtgatggttaattagcattataaggagacctgcagcagctaaggactagttgagttgagtttGAGGTTTCCCTGgagcaagcctaggatgagagtagcagagatcagtagtagtagaagtgacttggtggagtcagggcagttcttgaagaaagtacggatagatgtggaaggtagtatgggcccgtactactggaagcagaggatccgtactcgaatcaagaaaggctgagacaagaccaggaagctagttgtagtatcaatgatccctcaagatatttttgttttctgatgtagttgtgatgtgtttcagaatggtggttctgcgttcgagaccagcagccggcagcggaggtgccggggagggatcaggttcaagttcgggggatgagcgcatggatgagcagacccgagagttcctttcttcggagattacgcgcatcattatagagcagactcctgtgatcttcggttcgatcaaggaggggattctagagctgatggatgagagattgggcaccttccgtgccgaggtggcggccatgatggggacgcgcacccttactttcagggagttcagggcatgtggagctccggactatcatggggcgcgagaccccatagcgagcaccagatggttggcggatgtggccaacgctttccgtactagcagatgtcccgagggggacaaggtcagattggcgtcctgtcttctgaaggacagggcacgggattggtgggaggaggtcggacatgccattggggatgatgcaacattggacgccatgacctgggctgatttctctaccaggttcagggcggagtttgcaccggtcattgaggtgcaacagctagctagggagtttcaggacctcacccagactacagagacagtggcggagatcaccgccaagttcagggagagggctcttctcgttcctcagtatgtagctgatgaggaaatgaagaaggcccgttatcatgagatgttgcggagcgatatccgccagtttgtgagccggtccagctgtaaaacgctggaagatatgattgctagggctcgggagagggagattgatctcgagatggagaagaaaaggaaaccggaggcggtttcgggttcaggcggttcgggcaaaaagcccaaggtttcggatcacagatctaggagtcagcagagccacggtcgatgtggcaagtgtgggagattgcacgagggagcgtgcaaggcagggagttccggctgctacaagtgccgtcggattgggcatttgagtagggattgtacggcccctgctactgccgtcgcagcatcagatctgatttgctttcagtgcaatcagaggggacataaaaagtcccagtgtccgagtttagctgcagcggggaaggtggctgcacctgcccctgctaccttgaggattacagatggccggcagggccgagctgatgcgccagtggcgaagagtagggcgtttcagatgacagcagaggaggcgcgagcgactcctgatgtggtgacgggtatgtatcttccctttatctctttattattattgattaaatgttgcttatgattgtatgttttattcagggtcgttctctgtgaacggcatttctgctttggtattattcgattcgggggctacccggtcattcgtatcacttgcgcttagcaagagattcagtagagctccaggggagctggattgtccattagagattgagatagcagatgataggaccgtgagggtcggcagagtgcacatagggtgttctcttcagttatttgatgagcagttttcagtggatctggtacctattcccctgcgagggaataaggttattgtgggtatggattggctaagccccaatggggcggtgattgattgtgagcttcagctagtgagggttcgcactcccagtaggggagagttggtgattcagggcgagaggccacagcgaggaccgaccttttgttccgccgcaagggcgaggcgctatgttcagcagggttgcgccggttttgtagcttacgttttggatgcgcgggagaagggcaagtcgacagttgatgatgttcctattgttcgagactacccggacgtgtttcctgaggatttgccggggatacctcctgagagacaggttgagttcaggatcgacctcatccctggtgcggctccgatagccaaggcaccgtatcgactagctccccctgagatgcaggagttgtctacacagctgcaggagctgttagacaagggtttcattcggccgagcagttcgccttggggagcgccgatcctgtttgtgagaaagaaggatgggtcgcatcgtatgtgtattgattatcgggagttgaataaggtaacggtgaaaaaccgttacccactcccgaggatagatgatttgtttgatcagcttcagggagcgtcttggttctccaagatcgatctacgctccggatatcatcagatgcgggttagagatgaggatgtacagaagactgctttcaggaccaggtatggtcattacgagtatgtggtgatgccatttgggctcaccaatgctccagccgcgttcatggatctcatgaaccgcgtgtgtaggccgatgctggatcggtcagtgatagtgttcatagatgacatcttggtatattccaagacgcaggagcagcacgaggagcacctgcgggaggtgctggaggttttgaggagggagagactttttgcaaagttctccaaatgtgagttctggttgcgcgaggtgcagttccttggtcacctcgtcaaccagaagggtattctggtagatccggccaagatagaggccgtgatgcagtgggaggtcccgaagtctccatctgagattcggagcttcctagggttggcagggtattagcggagatttattcaggatttctccaagatagcagtgccgctcacccgactgaccaagaagtcagtggtatttcgttggggtccggagcagcagacagcattcgagaccctcaggcagagattgtgcgaggctccgatccttaccttgccagagggagtagaggactttgtagtctattgtgatgcctcgatcacaggtttgggagcagttctgatgcagcgaggccatgtgatagcttatgcctcgagacagttgaagcctcacgaggctaattatcctacccatgatttggagctgggggcagttgtgtttgccctcaagatttggaggcattacctttatggggtccgttgtactatatacacggatcacaagagtttgaggtatcttatggatcagccgagtctgaatatgaggcagaggaggtggttggatgtgctaaaggattacgactgtgagatcctataccatccagggaaggccaatgtggtggccgatgccctgagccgcaaggtgtcggcggcccctatcagggatctatgtttgaggatgacagtgatcactccgttgttggagcggatcaaggaggctcaggtagagggtctcaaggaggagagacagaagtgtgagaggatcgtgggccgagtagcttcatttgattacgacagtcggggtttgttgacgcttcacgggagagtgtgggtaccgtactggggtggagtacggcaagtgttgatggatgaggctcataagtctcggttttctatccacccaggggcgacgaagatgtaccgagatcttcgacccgattattggtggccctgcatgaagcggg containing:
- the LOC111909114 gene encoding UPF0481 protein At3g47200, which codes for MATSDVELATEHSIGHSVLQVLNDDKEKGKDLGNRGLPLIFMVPSVLRDLSTRSFNPRMVSIGPLHKQDKHLQEFEAQKATYVHRFLYSLGTTPDKMLEECVLKVSRKIILIKACYSDSMTYNDEELVRMMVIDACFILYFIHNIIERFGPFPLNMLLTPSINLDLLLIENQIPFFVLRDIFESTILKYNPATSLNLYMHRLLITYNIFGDNSVSRNVSVDTNHDHLLGLFHKYFHPVNNIQTGVPTLPKRHSAMELDRAGVNFMTNQDDNWALAMKLELLPRFSCFPWFWNKPTLKMPQLLVDDRTELVLRNLIIYEQSSLVPKFVTTYAWAMGMLIETPQDVAKLVKSGVLVTVSSDQNARNLIYNICKEVVYENFFYHQEWDELDNYYNSYWPNAVAGLKRTYFSSPWNMIALFAGITLFVLTVVQTIFTVMGENPIIVVKH